A single region of the Microbulbifer sp. MKSA007 genome encodes:
- a CDS encoding NosD domain-containing protein translates to MKAILNIKTSIISAASCCLISAPGIALAVSCGDIISTAEVLDADISNCAISPAITIMGPTGSLDLNGFSLSCDGLAGTGILLEGTTAVLINSQASSGIITSCDIGVSVEGSGLHNVIGVTTQENGSLGMSVSSSRNIVSGSINDFNFGNGIIVLGDWNSFFEVSATSNGEGGIIISGDNNQVFQSTARNNTFSGIAIQDANYTNIILNTTSSNNEYGISVSNFGQVGNFVTGNTAESNDIDDLFDDNTPACVGTTWYGNIFSSSNDACIN, encoded by the coding sequence ATGAAGGCGATTTTAAATATTAAAACATCAATAATCTCAGCAGCAAGCTGCTGCTTAATAAGTGCACCGGGCATTGCTTTAGCCGTAAGTTGTGGTGATATAATCTCTACTGCCGAAGTATTGGATGCGGATATATCTAATTGTGCGATTTCTCCTGCCATCACAATAATGGGCCCTACCGGTAGTCTCGATCTCAATGGATTTTCATTATCCTGTGATGGCCTGGCTGGCACAGGAATTCTACTGGAAGGAACTACAGCTGTACTTATTAATAGCCAAGCATCCAGTGGCATCATTACATCATGTGATATAGGCGTATCTGTAGAAGGCAGCGGCCTTCACAATGTCATCGGCGTTACAACGCAAGAAAATGGATCTTTGGGAATGTCAGTCAGTAGCAGTCGCAATATTGTCAGCGGCTCAATCAATGACTTTAATTTTGGTAATGGCATTATCGTTCTCGGCGACTGGAATAGTTTTTTTGAAGTAAGCGCCACCAGCAATGGGGAAGGTGGCATTATTATCTCAGGAGATAACAATCAAGTTTTCCAAAGCACCGCCAGAAATAATACTTTTTCTGGAATAGCAATCCAAGATGCAAACTACACCAACATTATACTAAACACTACATCAAGTAATAACGAATACGGTATTTCAGTAAGTAATTTTGGGCAAGTAGGGAATTTCGTAACAGGAAATACTGCTGAATCTAATGATATAGATGACCTATTTGATGATAATACTCCTGCCTGTGTAGGAACCACATGGTACGGTAATATTTTCAGCTCATCAAATGACGCCTGCATTAACTAG
- a CDS encoding TonB-dependent receptor: MYKRHLLSKAVSLTILASIGATAIAADEKKEEYAPQAMENVIVIGEKTERSLKETTSSVSVITEETLNSMQHLSITDAVSNISNVVVLSGATPDIRGVSGNGSATGFNSFTGGAKARVSTLIDGVAEPFVADLTGDSGIWDVEQIEVFRGPQSTSNGRNSIAGSVFIKTKDPSFDWEGAARVGYRDQDGYIDTSGMISGPIVDDTLAFRITAQQLTGDTLSNAEEYENNPADFDLNELETQRLKGKLLWTPTEKLKALVAVSTNSEEGNTGRIYYTLDDPYEYKPAFYRNMDTESTTTSVKVDYQINDDTSIEVLAAYMDYQWGFDSYEEEATDQQYVRMDEQNITLDAKLNFGLNSDSLHGFIGFAHFEREQEFDSTGSTIYFGDDESTSTAFYGEVTYALTDRLNLISGLRVEQEEQDRYFSLLFFGEPKDDSLDTDETIVLPKIALQYDLTENTVISASARKGYNSAGGALTFDSETFEYNYYYYDEETVNTYELALRSSLADGTINITGNLFYNEYSGYQALSSARRIVNMDSVETYGAEVEAIAMLTPQWELRAGLGLLESEITDAGTDYTDANGNELNSAPNVTANLGTKYWFNDALSVGISANYVAEYYGDFANTEERVAGDYTLARLNVNYEGEDWNIAAFINNALDEEAYTNREPAGRSYPDGYAAIIDPRNFGVSATYHF; encoded by the coding sequence ATGTATAAACGCCACCTGCTCAGCAAAGCCGTTTCACTCACTATTCTTGCTTCGATTGGAGCGACTGCAATCGCCGCAGATGAGAAGAAAGAAGAGTATGCGCCGCAGGCAATGGAAAATGTCATTGTTATTGGCGAGAAAACAGAGCGCTCCCTCAAGGAAACCACCTCTTCGGTATCCGTGATTACCGAAGAAACCTTAAATAGCATGCAACACCTGAGCATCACCGATGCGGTGTCTAATATCTCTAACGTGGTGGTACTTTCCGGCGCTACTCCAGATATTCGCGGTGTGTCCGGTAACGGTTCAGCCACCGGCTTTAACTCCTTTACCGGTGGTGCCAAAGCCCGTGTCTCCACGTTAATTGATGGTGTCGCCGAGCCATTTGTTGCAGACCTCACGGGTGATTCCGGTATTTGGGATGTAGAACAAATTGAAGTATTTCGTGGACCCCAGTCCACCAGCAATGGCCGTAACAGCATTGCCGGCTCTGTATTTATCAAAACCAAAGATCCCAGCTTCGACTGGGAAGGTGCAGCTCGCGTAGGTTACCGCGACCAGGACGGCTACATCGATACTTCTGGCATGATTTCCGGCCCAATTGTTGATGATACCCTCGCATTTCGGATAACTGCTCAACAGCTCACCGGCGACACACTGTCTAATGCTGAAGAATATGAAAATAATCCTGCTGATTTCGACCTAAATGAATTGGAAACCCAGCGACTAAAAGGCAAGCTGCTGTGGACTCCCACAGAAAAACTGAAAGCGCTCGTGGCTGTATCTACCAATAGCGAAGAAGGTAATACGGGGCGTATCTACTATACCCTGGACGATCCCTACGAATATAAGCCTGCTTTCTATCGCAATATGGATACTGAATCCACCACGACTAGCGTCAAAGTGGATTACCAGATCAACGATGATACCTCCATCGAAGTCCTCGCGGCCTATATGGATTATCAGTGGGGCTTTGACTCCTATGAAGAGGAAGCTACTGACCAACAGTATGTTCGTATGGACGAACAGAACATCACGCTCGACGCAAAACTGAACTTTGGCCTCAACAGTGATAGCTTGCACGGATTTATCGGCTTTGCTCACTTTGAAAGAGAGCAAGAATTTGACAGCACTGGTAGTACCATCTATTTCGGTGATGATGAAAGTACCTCTACTGCTTTTTATGGCGAAGTCACTTATGCACTGACTGATAGGCTGAATTTAATCAGTGGTCTACGCGTAGAGCAGGAGGAACAGGACCGTTACTTTAGCTTGCTATTCTTCGGCGAACCCAAGGACGACTCTCTTGATACCGACGAGACAATCGTTCTTCCAAAAATTGCACTGCAATATGATCTTACCGAAAACACTGTCATCTCTGCTAGCGCTCGAAAAGGATACAACTCAGCTGGTGGCGCCCTCACTTTTGACTCGGAAACATTCGAGTACAACTATTATTATTACGATGAAGAGACCGTTAATACCTACGAGCTGGCTCTGCGCAGCTCCCTAGCAGACGGCACCATCAACATAACTGGCAACCTCTTCTACAACGAATACTCCGGCTATCAAGCTCTCAGCTCTGCCCGTAGAATCGTCAATATGGATAGCGTCGAGACTTACGGTGCGGAAGTTGAAGCTATTGCTATGCTAACCCCGCAGTGGGAACTCCGTGCAGGTCTAGGCCTGCTAGAGAGTGAAATTACCGATGCCGGTACGGATTATACAGATGCGAATGGCAATGAACTCAACTCTGCCCCCAATGTCACCGCAAACTTGGGTACAAAGTATTGGTTTAATGATGCACTTAGTGTAGGTATTTCAGCCAATTATGTAGCTGAGTACTATGGTGATTTCGCCAACACTGAAGAAAGAGTCGCCGGTGACTATACTCTGGCCCGATTGAACGTGAACTACGAAGGTGAAGATTGGAACATTGCAGCGTTTATTAACAATGCCCTGGATGAAGAAGCCTATACAAATAGAGAGCCAGCTGGCCGCAGCTACCCAGACGGCTACGCTGCAATTATTGACCCACGTAATTTTGGTGTATCCGCTACCTACCACTTCTAA
- a CDS encoding MFS transporter: protein MERKQSDGTSNPSPTKNAQLSEHRSADYYIDETPVWRDGTSIPQNIFTSMQWRIWWLATAGKFFEGMIVFMTGVSHTLIAKEFGLSAFSVGFVTSATLFGILVGAIILGGLSDFYGRRKMFIVEMIMFIFFLVILTFAQSYLVIVFSLFGLGLALGCDYPTAHMMISESMPSRLRGRLVLGAFSFQAVGMLVGTGLAFLVLSWYPSLEAWRYMYAAAIIPAILIMVGRFYIPESAMWLLAKGRMPEAEKSISQLLKRDPPYPSRFLLKNVATAETNEKKIGELSSIKHLLQDKNSRKAIKLSSIPWFLQDLGTYGVGIFTPVILANVLGYASPHARSISELIHNKVEAAKGAALIDVMLVVGVILAIIFVDRVGRIRLQVLGFLGCALGLLIAAYGESLNTSQQLPFIFGGLMLFNLMNNLGPNSQTYLIAGEVFPTRYRGAGAGLAASISKFGGVAIAFFFQFYLATLAQVCCLVH from the coding sequence ATGGAGAGGAAACAGTCTGATGGCACTTCAAATCCGTCACCGACTAAAAATGCCCAGTTGAGCGAACACCGTTCTGCAGACTATTACATTGATGAAACCCCTGTTTGGCGTGATGGAACCTCTATTCCCCAAAATATTTTTACGTCAATGCAGTGGCGAATCTGGTGGCTTGCTACAGCTGGTAAATTCTTTGAGGGTATGATCGTCTTTATGACCGGGGTATCTCATACTCTGATCGCTAAAGAATTTGGTTTATCTGCCTTTAGTGTTGGCTTTGTGACATCGGCGACATTGTTTGGCATTCTGGTTGGGGCGATAATCCTGGGAGGGCTGAGCGATTTCTATGGCCGGCGGAAAATGTTCATTGTAGAGATGATCATGTTTATCTTTTTCCTTGTGATATTGACCTTCGCACAGTCTTATCTCGTGATTGTTTTTTCCTTGTTTGGCCTGGGGTTGGCGCTTGGATGTGATTATCCCACGGCTCACATGATGATCTCTGAAAGCATGCCATCGCGCTTGCGGGGTAGGCTGGTGCTCGGAGCCTTCAGTTTTCAGGCCGTTGGGATGTTAGTAGGAACTGGTCTCGCATTTTTGGTCCTCTCTTGGTATCCCTCACTGGAAGCTTGGCGGTATATGTATGCTGCGGCGATTATTCCAGCGATTTTGATCATGGTTGGTCGTTTCTACATTCCCGAGAGTGCGATGTGGCTTCTGGCTAAAGGTCGTATGCCAGAGGCGGAGAAATCTATTAGCCAACTTTTGAAAAGAGATCCGCCATACCCGTCCAGATTCTTATTGAAGAATGTTGCCACAGCGGAGACGAATGAGAAAAAGATAGGTGAACTATCGAGTATTAAGCATTTACTTCAGGATAAGAATTCTCGAAAAGCAATCAAACTCTCCTCTATTCCCTGGTTTTTGCAGGATTTGGGAACCTATGGCGTTGGTATCTTCACGCCAGTAATTTTAGCGAATGTGTTGGGATATGCGTCACCCCATGCCCGCTCCATTTCGGAATTAATCCATAACAAAGTCGAGGCGGCGAAAGGGGCAGCATTAATCGATGTAATGCTGGTAGTTGGCGTTATTCTAGCAATTATATTTGTGGATAGGGTGGGGCGTATCCGATTGCAAGTTCTTGGCTTCCTTGGTTGTGCACTCGGCCTTCTTATTGCCGCCTATGGAGAGTCTTTAAACACTAGCCAGCAGTTACCATTCATTTTCGGGGGGCTTATGTTGTTCAACTTGATGAATAATCTGGGGCCAAATTCTCAGACTTATCTAATCGCTGGGGAGGTATTCCCGACCCGCTATCGTGGTGCTGGTGCGGGATTGGCCGCATCTATCTCAAAGTTCGGGGGTGTTGCAATCGCATTTTTTTTCCAATTTTACTTAGCGACATTGGCGCAAGTATGTTGCTTAGTGCACTAG
- a CDS encoding PepSY-associated TM helix domain-containing protein has product MRVELIKTYKSVHTWTGILAGLFLYIAFVAGALTMFKGPLNQWALQPETTLPSISVDQYDSLISEVLQAHPEAAKQMTVELPLAGQQAAPVSWEIEDEETRDHTLWYASFDEKGQLITQSFTVSAIGEFVDHLHRTAGIPGGEGHDAFGTYVLGVVAALYFVALISGLIIFLPTWFKDLLVLRKGKNRKRYWLDFHNVLGITSLPFHLVIAFTAFVFAFHDPLYGALRVAVYGDSPMFTRPAPTEVKSFTELVPVAELEAAIQEGEPKFQMAEILYLNLDTRAPRMRVGGIMHGEVVRGAEYAYVLGNPYLSEVPYSSILPNNFNGYSGTVLSIFSLHFGSFGGNAVRWVYFILGIMGALIFFTGNLLWIESRRKKRRGQGTLPVQTTSSMVMAKLTVGVGLGTILGVAASMLAVKWLPHAQVDIEFWQKAAYYTGFLFALIWVFIRRPMAAARQLLVFCAAAIFLIPISSLIKGELLGAATQVWAVDVVALLIGASFVLLLIHLRKRRAKIEADSVWSELVEKPAVESSIQNPLPDTHPQASG; this is encoded by the coding sequence ATGCGCGTTGAATTGATTAAAACTTATAAAAGCGTGCATACCTGGACCGGTATTCTTGCGGGCTTGTTTCTGTATATCGCTTTTGTCGCTGGCGCTCTGACCATGTTTAAAGGGCCCCTCAATCAATGGGCTCTGCAGCCTGAGACCACCCTGCCAAGTATTTCTGTCGATCAGTATGACAGCCTTATTTCCGAAGTTTTGCAGGCGCATCCGGAAGCAGCAAAACAGATGACTGTCGAATTGCCGCTGGCGGGGCAGCAGGCTGCACCAGTGAGTTGGGAAATAGAGGACGAAGAAACCCGTGACCACACCCTCTGGTATGCCAGCTTCGATGAAAAAGGGCAGCTGATTACTCAGAGCTTTACAGTTTCCGCCATTGGTGAATTTGTCGACCATTTACATCGCACCGCCGGTATTCCCGGTGGTGAGGGCCATGATGCTTTTGGTACTTATGTATTGGGTGTTGTGGCGGCACTGTATTTTGTGGCGCTGATTTCGGGCCTGATTATTTTCCTGCCCACATGGTTCAAGGACTTATTGGTACTCAGAAAGGGTAAGAACCGCAAGCGCTACTGGCTGGATTTTCACAATGTACTGGGTATCACCTCTCTGCCGTTTCACCTGGTTATCGCTTTTACCGCCTTCGTGTTTGCCTTTCATGATCCACTTTATGGTGCTCTGCGCGTGGCGGTATACGGAGATTCCCCCATGTTCACTCGCCCGGCGCCAACAGAGGTGAAGAGCTTCACTGAGTTGGTGCCGGTCGCAGAGTTGGAAGCTGCGATTCAGGAGGGGGAGCCCAAATTCCAGATGGCGGAAATTCTCTATTTGAATCTGGATACCCGCGCTCCACGTATGCGTGTAGGTGGAATCATGCATGGTGAGGTGGTGCGAGGTGCTGAGTATGCTTATGTGCTAGGCAACCCTTACTTGAGCGAAGTTCCCTATAGCAGCATTCTGCCCAATAATTTCAATGGCTATAGTGGCACGGTATTAAGCATTTTTTCCCTGCATTTTGGAAGTTTTGGTGGAAATGCCGTGCGCTGGGTCTACTTCATTCTCGGCATTATGGGAGCACTGATCTTCTTCACCGGCAATCTACTGTGGATTGAAAGCCGGCGCAAAAAACGCAGGGGGCAGGGGACATTACCGGTACAAACAACCTCATCAATGGTAATGGCAAAGCTCACAGTGGGGGTTGGGCTGGGCACTATCTTGGGGGTCGCCGCTAGTATGCTGGCAGTTAAATGGCTGCCCCATGCGCAGGTGGATATTGAGTTTTGGCAGAAAGCCGCTTATTACACAGGGTTCTTATTTGCGCTGATCTGGGTATTTATACGTCGTCCCATGGCTGCTGCTCGGCAGCTCCTTGTCTTCTGTGCCGCCGCTATCTTCCTGATACCAATTAGCTCACTTATCAAAGGTGAGTTGTTGGGGGCTGCTACCCAGGTATGGGCGGTTGACGTTGTTGCGCTACTGATAGGTGCATCATTTGTTTTACTCTTGATTCATCTTCGCAAGCGGCGGGCAAAAATCGAAGCGGACAGTGTATGGTCTGAACTTGTGGAGAAACCCGCAGTAGAGAGCAGTATTCAAAATCCTTTACCTGATACCCATCCACAGGCATCAGGATAA
- a CDS encoding right-handed parallel beta-helix repeat-containing protein: MKLMDVKLLVSAILALPFVSVAAVECGDTITTAEILTEDLLNCSSTPALTIEGPTGSLDMNGFTLECGGGSTRGIDVLGIAAVLSNGVVDGCATGILVDGDGFHSIQTMTVQNGIETGIWLISENNIVSGSTATGFFTRGMELDGANNSAVRNFLIDNQGGASRGLYIGGDNAFVAQNFCDSNNEGGIVIGPSSGGLVVQNIVTNNGQTGISMEGGGQSDYLITGNIATGNPDGDLVDSNPDACMSTNLWYGNIFDTADPSCLD; encoded by the coding sequence ATGAAACTAATGGATGTGAAGCTTCTAGTGTCAGCAATATTGGCTCTTCCCTTTGTGTCAGTGGCTGCGGTGGAGTGTGGAGATACTATTACAACCGCAGAGATTCTCACTGAAGATCTATTAAATTGTAGTAGTACGCCGGCACTAACGATTGAAGGGCCAACTGGAAGTTTAGATATGAATGGATTCACCTTGGAGTGTGGCGGTGGATCTACTAGGGGGATTGACGTCTTGGGTATCGCGGCCGTTCTTTCAAATGGAGTGGTGGATGGGTGTGCCACAGGTATTCTTGTGGATGGGGATGGATTTCATAGTATTCAAACGATGACTGTGCAAAATGGTATTGAAACAGGAATCTGGTTGATAAGCGAGAATAATATCGTAAGCGGATCTACTGCTACTGGTTTTTTTACTCGAGGGATGGAGCTTGATGGTGCTAATAATAGTGCGGTTAGAAATTTCCTAATAGATAATCAAGGAGGGGCATCTCGTGGGTTATATATTGGTGGTGATAACGCGTTCGTTGCTCAAAACTTCTGCGACAGTAATAATGAAGGCGGAATAGTAATTGGGCCTTCATCAGGCGGGTTAGTTGTTCAAAACATAGTGACAAATAATGGGCAGACTGGAATATCAATGGAGGGAGGGGGTCAAAGTGATTATTTGATTACCGGAAACATAGCAACAGGAAATCCGGATGGTGATTTGGTTGATTCAAATCCGGATGCCTGTATGTCTACAAATTTATGGTATGGAAATATTTTTGATACGGCTGATCCGAGTTGTTTAGATTAA